In a single window of the Nocardioides sp. L-11A genome:
- a CDS encoding aldo/keto reductase, producing the protein MRMNYLGASGLQVSSLALGTMTFGGTDDYFGKLGTLQVDEATRLVRLALDAGVNLFDTADFYSSGASEEILGKALGARRDEAIVSTKLRYPMGDGPNDGGLSRHHVMRACEASLKRLDVEHIDLLHLHQIDLSTPLEETIRALDDLVRSGKVRYLGVSNFPAWMVTKASSISDARGWERFVCNQVHYSLLCRDIEFELVPSALDAGVGHVVWSPLSGGLLSGKFGRGKAVPEDSRRSRGFGDTVPVDDDRNFAVLDVASAIAEERGCSVAQVAINWLIARPSVSSVVLGARTEKQLIDNLGAAQWEMTASEAARLDEVTSPPVPYPYWHNRIHSADRQVGENRRVVRGADSPGRAAQRRSS; encoded by the coding sequence ATGAGAATGAACTACCTGGGCGCTTCGGGACTGCAGGTCTCCTCCTTGGCCCTCGGGACCATGACGTTCGGCGGGACCGATGACTACTTCGGAAAGCTCGGTACGCTGCAGGTCGACGAGGCGACACGACTGGTTCGCCTTGCCCTCGACGCCGGGGTCAACCTGTTCGACACAGCGGACTTCTACTCGTCAGGCGCGTCGGAGGAGATCCTGGGCAAGGCGCTGGGAGCTCGCCGCGACGAGGCCATCGTCTCGACCAAGCTGAGGTACCCGATGGGCGACGGCCCCAATGACGGCGGACTCTCGCGTCATCACGTCATGCGTGCCTGCGAGGCAAGCCTGAAGAGGTTGGACGTCGAGCACATCGACCTGCTCCACCTGCATCAGATCGACCTGTCGACCCCTCTGGAGGAGACCATCAGGGCGTTGGACGACCTCGTGCGAAGCGGCAAGGTTCGCTACCTGGGAGTCTCGAACTTCCCGGCCTGGATGGTGACCAAGGCATCCAGCATCTCGGACGCCCGCGGATGGGAACGGTTCGTGTGCAACCAGGTCCACTACTCACTGCTGTGCCGTGACATCGAGTTCGAGCTGGTGCCGAGCGCTCTCGACGCCGGCGTGGGGCACGTGGTGTGGAGTCCGTTGTCGGGCGGCCTGCTGTCCGGCAAGTTCGGCCGCGGCAAGGCGGTGCCCGAGGACTCGAGGCGGTCCCGTGGCTTCGGCGACACCGTCCCTGTGGACGATGACCGCAACTTCGCGGTCCTCGACGTCGCTTCCGCCATCGCCGAGGAACGAGGGTGCTCGGTAGCGCAGGTGGCGATCAACTGGCTGATCGCCCGCCCCTCCGTGAGCAGCGTGGTTTTGGGCGCTCGCACCGAGAAGCAGCTGATCGACAACCTGGGCGCAGCGCAGTGGGAGATGACCGCCTCCGAGGCAGCGAGACTCGACGAAGTCACCAGTCCGCCGGTCCCTTATCCGTATTGGCACAACCGCATCCACAGCGCTGACAGGCAGGTCGGCGAGAACCGCCGCGTCGTTCGAGGGGCGGACAGCCCTGGGCGTGCCGCCCAGCGCAGGAGCTCCTGA
- a CDS encoding helix-turn-helix domain-containing protein, with the protein MVVGNAMDEDAEQPHQRFRVCPERKAMDPTGLPTGSPYLAGGSSYRQWIEALANITRAVNDDRSERDVGDLIARTCTQLVGVDRAVVLVADHDRNTLRAVGGAGLSPDFLEQVNGGPGIQIFPEDSGFDVAPSSRVFRERRAISLPDVRTSNSFAPWREWAESEGFNAMFAVPLVTGNEALGTIAFYNDAVGHLTSPQRELSELIADHAALALQSFQLRRGQAQSIEELSRTLAMLSRRQELHTTLIELALQGGTVSDIVAAVQAELGFPISLSEETEPSANTVRLPLDGTQVSSLYVEHPLDEESRVALESAGLVVALEIQRAQSLEEANDRHMSDLLNEILTTDRVTDLEGLADRALRFGYRLDVPSRLVVLRADDPTPTSSRRIAQIARSIAPEARPQMIASYGTDTTVVLVPESPDHAGLPETLYSVLRRKFGSSSVSAVVGPVCKGPAQLASSFRTLKSALRIRQARELYGTMAYLGDLGTLQVLLPGVSDEAIEFSRRLLLPLQEQGHRASDALIPTLRCYLANGRSTSRAAKVLEVHPNTVNNRLERIAQLTNGALDDTDHLLDLRLALLIQEVLTCASTNPTPHIEKDQHETSIDRPSRKRPA; encoded by the coding sequence ATGGTGGTCGGCAACGCAATGGATGAAGATGCTGAGCAACCACATCAGCGGTTTCGCGTCTGTCCAGAGAGGAAGGCCATGGATCCGACCGGTTTGCCGACGGGTTCGCCGTACCTGGCAGGGGGTTCGTCCTACCGGCAGTGGATCGAGGCACTGGCGAACATCACCCGAGCCGTCAACGACGACCGCAGCGAGCGGGACGTGGGCGATCTCATCGCGAGGACGTGCACACAACTGGTCGGCGTGGACCGCGCCGTGGTCCTTGTCGCGGACCACGACCGCAACACCCTTCGAGCGGTCGGCGGCGCGGGGCTGTCACCTGACTTCCTCGAGCAGGTCAACGGTGGCCCGGGGATCCAGATCTTTCCCGAAGACTCTGGTTTCGACGTAGCGCCGTCGAGCAGGGTCTTCCGCGAGCGTCGCGCCATCTCGCTGCCAGACGTGCGGACGTCGAACAGTTTCGCGCCATGGCGAGAGTGGGCCGAGTCGGAGGGCTTCAACGCGATGTTCGCCGTGCCACTCGTGACAGGCAACGAAGCGCTGGGCACCATCGCCTTCTACAACGACGCAGTCGGTCATCTCACCAGTCCTCAACGCGAGCTGAGCGAGCTCATCGCCGACCACGCCGCCCTGGCACTGCAGTCGTTCCAGCTGCGTCGCGGCCAGGCACAGAGCATCGAGGAGCTCAGCCGCACCTTGGCCATGCTCAGCAGACGACAGGAGCTCCACACCACACTCATCGAGCTCGCGCTGCAGGGCGGGACGGTCAGCGACATCGTTGCGGCCGTGCAAGCTGAGCTCGGGTTTCCTATCAGCCTCTCCGAGGAGACCGAGCCGAGCGCGAACACCGTGAGGCTTCCCCTCGACGGCACGCAGGTCTCCTCCCTCTATGTGGAGCACCCCTTGGACGAAGAGTCCCGGGTGGCGCTCGAGTCCGCCGGACTGGTGGTCGCCCTGGAGATCCAACGTGCCCAGTCCCTCGAGGAAGCGAACGACCGGCACATGTCGGACCTCCTGAACGAGATCCTCACGACCGATCGCGTCACAGACCTTGAGGGGCTCGCCGATCGGGCGCTTCGATTCGGGTACCGGCTCGACGTCCCCAGCCGCCTGGTCGTGCTGCGAGCCGACGACCCCACACCGACCTCATCTCGACGGATCGCGCAGATCGCGCGATCCATAGCCCCCGAGGCACGACCCCAGATGATCGCTTCCTACGGGACCGACACCACGGTCGTTCTCGTCCCGGAGTCACCTGACCACGCTGGTCTACCGGAGACCCTGTACTCGGTGCTCAGACGGAAGTTCGGCAGCTCATCGGTGTCCGCGGTGGTGGGACCGGTATGCAAAGGCCCTGCACAGCTGGCGTCGAGCTTCCGCACCCTCAAGTCAGCCTTGAGGATCCGGCAAGCGCGGGAACTCTACGGAACCATGGCCTATCTCGGCGATCTGGGGACCCTGCAGGTGCTGCTGCCAGGAGTCTCGGACGAAGCCATCGAGTTCAGCCGGCGCTTGCTGCTGCCACTGCAGGAGCAGGGCCATCGCGCATCCGACGCACTGATCCCGACCTTGCGCTGCTACCTGGCGAACGGCCGAAGCACCTCTCGAGCAGCGAAGGTGCTCGAGGTCCACCCCAACACCGTGAACAACAGGTTGGAGCGCATCGCGCAGCTGACCAACGGGGCCTTGGACGACACCGACCACCTCCTGGATCTCCGGTTGGCCTTGCTCATCCAAGAGGTCCTGACCTGCGCGTCCACCAACCCCACGCCCCACATCGAGAAGGACCAGCATGAGACAAGCATCGACAGACCGTCCCGGAAGCGGCCTGCCTGA
- a CDS encoding aldolase/citrate lyase family protein, which yields MRQASTDRPGSGLPDPSGRLAANPFRSLLNSGETGFGTFGMLDSSMSAMLLARLGYQFLVLDVQHSPFDLRQIQSTVAACVDTPCSPLARVLPDRPDQIGWVLDLGVDGVVVPLVNSPEAAAQAVSACRYPPTGRRSMGAVRNILVRGEAYPDGADDDVACVVQIEHIDAITNIDAILDVEGIDAIMPGHIDLARSMGHRLSYGPSVSNAVPQDVIDALRVVEDAGRKRSIPVIPVTGGAAEVGSALASGHRVICCNTDFHALKNAAAEQLAQCWSATASHRARLAGSTGAASADFDMTTPQETSSHP from the coding sequence ATGAGACAAGCATCGACAGACCGTCCCGGAAGCGGCCTGCCTGACCCATCTGGTCGCCTCGCAGCCAATCCGTTCAGGTCGTTGCTGAACTCCGGCGAGACCGGATTCGGAACCTTCGGGATGCTGGACAGCTCCATGAGCGCGATGCTGCTCGCGCGCCTGGGCTACCAGTTCCTGGTTCTCGACGTCCAGCACTCGCCCTTCGACCTTCGTCAGATCCAGTCGACTGTCGCGGCCTGCGTCGACACGCCGTGCAGCCCCCTGGCTCGGGTACTACCCGACCGCCCCGACCAGATCGGCTGGGTTCTCGATCTCGGCGTCGACGGCGTGGTCGTCCCCCTGGTGAACTCGCCGGAGGCGGCTGCGCAGGCGGTGTCGGCATGCCGCTATCCCCCCACGGGGCGTCGCAGCATGGGAGCGGTCCGGAACATCCTGGTGCGCGGTGAGGCCTATCCCGACGGCGCCGACGACGATGTGGCGTGCGTGGTCCAGATCGAGCACATCGACGCGATCACCAACATCGACGCGATCCTCGACGTGGAAGGGATCGACGCGATCATGCCTGGCCACATCGACCTCGCACGCTCCATGGGTCACCGCCTCAGCTACGGTCCCTCGGTCTCCAACGCGGTCCCCCAGGATGTCATCGACGCCCTCCGCGTCGTCGAGGACGCCGGCCGGAAGCGCTCGATTCCAGTCATCCCCGTCACGGGAGGCGCCGCCGAGGTGGGTTCTGCCCTCGCGTCCGGCCACCGTGTCATCTGCTGCAACACCGACTTCCATGCACTCAAGAACGCGGCTGCGGAGCAGCTCGCCCAGTGCTGGAGTGCGACAGCTTCCCACCGAGCCCGCCTCGCCGGATCAACCGGCGCGGCATCGGCCGACTTCGACATGACAACTCCTCAAGAGACGAGTAGCCACCCATGA
- a CDS encoding CoA ester lyase, with the protein MPVTPSTFRSVLFAAPNDDAPTAGSQVPRLSEAVASAASILLFDLEDTVPESEKAARREQILQVDVPRARTWVRINHEDHAGWADDIRVAAATASAVMVPKVESAEQLARVRTALLETGVEAELVALVETARGLLHLDQICGQGEPPHALVVGIGDLTRDTNTLYTGMGEFENHVRARLVEVSAAYGLTAPIDTASLIVGDLDFVREECRLAKRMGFTSKLCLTLQDVDVVTSEFGFTEAEIDHALAIVEAYQEGLEAGQGQVVARGVIVDVPTVGRALDVLRAAGRDDAGIGAR; encoded by the coding sequence TTGCCCGTCACACCGTCCACGTTCCGCTCCGTCCTCTTCGCCGCGCCGAACGACGATGCCCCTACCGCAGGTTCCCAGGTTCCGAGACTTTCGGAGGCGGTCGCCTCGGCGGCGTCGATTCTGTTGTTCGACCTCGAGGACACCGTGCCGGAGTCTGAAAAGGCCGCGCGCCGCGAACAGATCCTGCAGGTGGACGTGCCACGTGCACGGACCTGGGTGAGGATCAATCACGAGGACCATGCCGGCTGGGCGGATGACATCCGCGTCGCGGCTGCGACAGCCTCGGCAGTGATGGTCCCGAAGGTCGAGAGCGCTGAGCAGCTGGCGCGGGTGCGGACCGCTCTGCTCGAGACGGGGGTGGAGGCGGAGCTCGTCGCCCTGGTCGAGACTGCGCGCGGCCTACTCCATCTCGACCAGATCTGCGGCCAGGGCGAACCTCCGCACGCCCTCGTCGTGGGTATCGGTGACCTCACCCGTGACACGAACACCCTGTACACCGGCATGGGGGAGTTCGAGAACCACGTGCGCGCGCGGTTGGTGGAAGTGTCCGCGGCGTACGGTCTCACCGCCCCCATCGACACGGCTTCGCTGATCGTCGGCGATCTGGACTTCGTGCGCGAGGAATGTCGTCTCGCGAAGCGCATGGGATTCACCTCCAAGCTGTGTCTGACACTTCAGGACGTCGACGTCGTGACGAGCGAGTTCGGCTTCACCGAGGCGGAGATCGATCATGCCCTCGCCATCGTGGAGGCCTATCAGGAGGGCCTCGAAGCGGGACAGGGGCAAGTGGTCGCTCGCGGCGTGATCGTGGACGTCCCAACAGTCGGCAGGGCACTGGACGTCCTTCGCGCCGCGGGACGAGACGACGCGGGGATCGGCGCTCGCTGA
- a CDS encoding ABC transporter ATP-binding protein — protein MNLTVNRGEVVAILGANGAGKSSLLRAISGEAGHVEGQVRFRDMDLRKGPRYQVARRGVAHVMEGRRVIPTLSVLDNLVMAAKASHRVDRGSTQGMLDEIYTYFPRLRERGKQAAGLLSGGEQQMLAIGRGLMAKPDLLLLDEPSMGLAPIMIKEIYDILRARDGILGECAVLLAEQSAALALSVSDRAYVLSRGGVVYHGAAAELDGDKVAVAYLQG, from the coding sequence GTGAACCTGACCGTCAACCGTGGTGAGGTCGTGGCGATCCTCGGAGCCAACGGTGCCGGGAAGTCGTCGTTGCTGCGAGCGATCAGCGGTGAGGCCGGTCACGTCGAGGGGCAGGTCCGCTTCCGTGACATGGATCTGCGCAAGGGTCCGCGCTATCAAGTGGCCCGGCGGGGTGTCGCGCATGTCATGGAGGGCAGGCGGGTCATTCCGACGCTCTCGGTCCTGGACAACCTCGTGATGGCAGCGAAGGCTTCACATCGAGTCGATCGTGGCAGTACCCAGGGGATGCTCGACGAGATCTACACCTACTTTCCGCGACTTCGTGAGCGGGGCAAGCAGGCGGCCGGCCTGCTGAGCGGGGGCGAACAACAGATGCTTGCCATCGGTCGTGGACTGATGGCCAAGCCCGATCTCCTGCTCCTGGACGAGCCCTCCATGGGGCTCGCGCCGATCATGATCAAGGAGATCTACGACATTCTCCGCGCCCGGGACGGGATTCTCGGCGAGTGTGCCGTCTTGCTGGCCGAACAGAGTGCCGCGCTGGCCCTGTCGGTCTCCGACCGTGCCTATGTGCTGTCTCGCGGCGGGGTGGTGTATCACGGCGCGGCAGCTGAGCTCGACGGGGACAAGGTCGCAGTGGCCTACCTCCAGGGTTGA
- a CDS encoding ABC transporter substrate-binding protein, translating into MGATALLTALSLTACGADAKADSDDLEIGYLAHLTGPTAGPYGLPFDKGIKLGVEAVNESGVLGDLKLRLDSQDVGGEVPSAITQYNKFLRDDISIFISPSSTPIQRALQPYMEKDDAVLLSSSVGDETKSEPGGVFALPDAITPNENFGKYVATEGAKTAVMLVDGENPAFKDIAAALQEGYEEAGGEMVEEIDISAKDNDFAPVVTKIKAASPDAVFFSTLSETAGNLMVQMERSGGFEDVQMAGGVSWGKQVYDVAGDVAVGAQFAAYWAPAEGGEFEKRFIEEYDVPPESVSATGYQTAWLIAGAASLAVEADEDLDGAAIAKYMPQAAETDIVKENGTYESWAFRDSGTAIYPGVVMEFDETGTIVPVGK; encoded by the coding sequence ATGGGAGCCACCGCGCTGTTGACCGCGCTCAGCCTGACCGCCTGTGGCGCTGACGCCAAGGCGGACAGCGATGATCTCGAGATTGGCTATCTCGCCCACCTGACGGGCCCGACGGCGGGCCCGTACGGGCTCCCGTTCGACAAGGGGATCAAGCTGGGTGTGGAGGCCGTCAACGAGAGCGGCGTTCTCGGCGACCTCAAGCTCAGGCTCGACAGCCAAGACGTCGGAGGCGAGGTGCCGTCCGCCATCACGCAGTACAACAAGTTCCTTCGCGACGACATCTCGATCTTCATCAGTCCGAGCTCGACGCCGATCCAGCGGGCACTGCAGCCGTACATGGAGAAGGACGACGCCGTGCTCCTGAGCTCGTCGGTCGGTGACGAGACGAAGTCGGAGCCGGGCGGCGTGTTCGCGCTTCCCGACGCCATCACGCCCAACGAGAACTTCGGCAAGTACGTCGCCACCGAGGGGGCGAAGACGGCCGTGATGCTCGTCGATGGAGAGAACCCGGCGTTCAAGGACATTGCCGCAGCCCTGCAGGAGGGGTACGAAGAAGCGGGCGGAGAAATGGTGGAGGAGATCGACATCTCCGCCAAGGACAACGACTTCGCGCCGGTCGTCACGAAGATCAAGGCAGCGTCCCCGGACGCCGTGTTCTTCTCAACGCTGTCTGAGACCGCGGGCAACCTCATGGTCCAGATGGAGCGCTCCGGAGGATTCGAGGACGTCCAGATGGCGGGAGGCGTCTCCTGGGGCAAGCAGGTCTACGACGTCGCTGGTGATGTCGCCGTCGGCGCACAGTTCGCGGCCTACTGGGCCCCGGCCGAGGGTGGCGAGTTCGAGAAGCGTTTCATCGAGGAGTACGACGTCCCGCCCGAGTCCGTCTCAGCCACCGGCTACCAGACTGCTTGGCTCATCGCTGGCGCTGCGTCCTTGGCGGTGGAGGCCGACGAAGACCTCGATGGAGCGGCGATCGCCAAGTACATGCCGCAGGCCGCTGAGACTGACATCGTCAAGGAGAACGGAACGTACGAGTCCTGGGCCTTCCGCGACAGTGGGACAGCGATCTACCCGGGCGTCGTCATGGAGTTCGACGAGACCGGAACCATCGTCCCTGTGGGCAAGTGA
- a CDS encoding 2,6-dihydroxypyridine 3-hydroxylase, whose amino-acid sequence MLRYVIEKSHRDPGAGRRAVVVGGSLAGLHAAALLRSDGWDVHVYERSAELLDGAGAGIIAHPATLRFLTDVEGVPASSICCRATAIRTYGPDGASVAEPSRGYLTTSWTALYRSLLASVGHDRYHLGHELVGFDPGPDSVSVSFASGHTTRADLVVAADGIASAARRLLKAETTREYSGYVGWRGIVDPSLLDPRVASRLSQAISFGSSSDGHIVAYPIPKSGDARQVMLNFVWYRNVEVGSELDELMTDAGGVRRDVSLRDPQPSALAEMRASAVELGPDLANLVASTPKPFLQTVFDQFTDHMAFGRIALIGDAASVARPHAAAGTAKAAENGRMLAVALRESDDNVPAALSRWEPDQLELGQQLIKRSKALGESAQAARTWPTRDPASEFGLYGPGR is encoded by the coding sequence ATGCTCCGGTATGTGATCGAGAAATCTCATCGAGACCCAGGCGCTGGCCGACGCGCCGTGGTCGTGGGTGGCTCACTGGCCGGTCTCCATGCCGCAGCCCTGCTGCGCAGCGACGGCTGGGACGTGCATGTGTACGAACGGTCCGCCGAGCTGCTCGACGGCGCGGGGGCGGGGATCATCGCTCACCCGGCGACCCTGCGGTTCCTGACCGATGTCGAGGGTGTCCCCGCGTCGTCGATCTGTTGTCGCGCGACCGCGATCCGCACTTACGGTCCCGACGGTGCGTCGGTCGCCGAACCGTCCCGCGGCTATCTGACGACGAGTTGGACGGCGCTCTACCGCTCACTCCTCGCCTCGGTCGGTCACGACCGATACCACCTTGGTCACGAGCTCGTCGGATTCGACCCCGGACCCGACTCGGTCAGTGTCAGCTTCGCGTCAGGCCACACGACTCGAGCGGACCTCGTCGTGGCCGCCGACGGCATCGCGTCGGCCGCACGGCGCCTCCTGAAGGCGGAGACCACTCGGGAGTACTCGGGATACGTCGGATGGCGAGGGATCGTGGATCCGTCCCTGCTCGACCCGAGGGTGGCCTCGAGGCTCAGCCAAGCGATCTCGTTCGGCAGCAGCAGCGACGGGCACATCGTGGCGTATCCGATTCCCAAGAGTGGCGACGCGCGTCAGGTGATGCTCAACTTCGTCTGGTACCGCAACGTGGAGGTCGGCAGCGAGCTCGATGAGCTGATGACCGACGCTGGCGGCGTACGCCGTGACGTGTCCCTTCGCGATCCGCAGCCAAGCGCACTCGCTGAGATGCGCGCTTCGGCCGTGGAACTCGGACCGGATCTCGCCAACCTGGTCGCCTCCACGCCGAAGCCGTTCCTGCAGACCGTCTTCGACCAGTTCACGGATCACATGGCTTTCGGCCGGATCGCGCTGATCGGCGACGCAGCGAGCGTCGCTCGCCCCCACGCCGCGGCCGGCACCGCCAAGGCGGCGGAGAACGGTCGGATGCTGGCCGTGGCGCTGCGCGAGAGCGATGACAACGTGCCTGCCGCCCTGAGCCGGTGGGAACCGGATCAACTCGAGCTCGGGCAGCAGCTGATCAAGCGTTCCAAGGCTCTTGGCGAGTCGGCTCAGGCAGCACGCACGTGGCCCACGCGCGACCCCGCATCGGAGTTCGGCCTGTATGGACCGGGGCGCTGA
- a CDS encoding branched-chain amino acid ABC transporter ATP-binding protein/permease, whose product MYFLSAFGAYDFLIRDSLILILVGASIYLLFNAGFFAVPQIGFMAIGAYTAALASQKWELPLALTLTSALVVGALFGLVLGLALFRLNGVYLAIATVGFSEMVRVTIRNLEVTGGPTGLVGIDLSLNDLHILLIVLVVFVGLALLRRTRHGSAMVAIREDPLMAAHQGISVRRYRVMLFIGSGALAGLAGGMRVHLTGFVEPSAFSFDLLSDILAATVVGGMTVVAGPLVGGALIFGLAEVLREFQAYRHMVNGALIVLIVAFAPAGALLLVKDSIVKVLRRVKLLPPPASTSVFDHDRAVSDVAVAPVASREPARYTSLPILAVEDLAKNFGGVKAVQNVDLEVYEGEVLGIIGPNGSGKTTVLNLLSGVYVPDSGRGKLAGTAVDHLWGRPEKLMRRGLSRTFQNIRLLDGCSVAENVRVGAYLDSAHDPLAHRLGLTSWSSEGRHLVGSDEAVSLAMSRVGISHIASLDVAALPYGLKRKVEIARALVAQPKLLLLDEPTAGMSPAERDDIFAVVESLRAEGVSVVIVEHDVSSMVRHCDRIVVLNFGKVIAVGDPEEVTSSKEVIDAYIGDVAHA is encoded by the coding sequence GTGTACTTTCTGTCCGCCTTTGGCGCATACGACTTCCTGATCAGGGACTCGCTGATCCTCATCCTTGTCGGCGCCAGCATCTACTTGCTGTTCAACGCCGGCTTCTTCGCCGTTCCGCAGATCGGGTTCATGGCCATCGGCGCGTACACGGCGGCGCTCGCGTCACAGAAGTGGGAGCTTCCGCTCGCTCTCACGCTGACCTCGGCACTCGTCGTCGGCGCACTCTTCGGGCTTGTGCTCGGGTTGGCGCTCTTCCGATTGAACGGCGTCTATCTGGCGATCGCCACGGTCGGCTTCAGTGAGATGGTTCGGGTGACGATCCGCAATCTGGAGGTGACGGGCGGTCCGACCGGTCTCGTCGGCATCGACCTGTCGCTCAACGACCTGCACATCCTGCTGATCGTCCTCGTCGTCTTCGTCGGGCTGGCTCTCCTTCGGCGCACGCGCCACGGCAGCGCCATGGTGGCGATCCGCGAGGATCCACTGATGGCTGCGCATCAGGGGATCAGCGTTCGTCGGTACCGGGTGATGCTCTTCATCGGATCCGGTGCGCTGGCCGGGCTCGCTGGCGGGATGAGGGTTCACCTGACCGGCTTCGTCGAGCCCTCGGCCTTCTCCTTCGACCTGCTGAGTGACATCCTCGCCGCGACCGTCGTGGGGGGCATGACGGTTGTTGCGGGCCCCCTCGTCGGCGGTGCGTTGATCTTCGGGCTCGCCGAGGTCCTGCGGGAGTTCCAGGCCTATCGACACATGGTCAACGGAGCGTTGATCGTCCTCATCGTGGCGTTCGCGCCCGCCGGGGCGCTCCTCCTGGTCAAGGACTCGATCGTCAAGGTCCTACGACGGGTCAAGCTGCTTCCACCACCGGCCTCGACGTCGGTGTTCGACCACGACAGGGCGGTCTCGGATGTCGCGGTGGCACCAGTTGCTTCGAGGGAGCCGGCCCGGTATACGAGTCTGCCCATCCTGGCCGTCGAGGACCTGGCGAAGAACTTCGGCGGGGTCAAGGCGGTGCAGAACGTGGATCTGGAGGTGTACGAGGGCGAGGTTCTCGGCATCATCGGTCCGAACGGGTCGGGGAAGACGACGGTCCTCAATCTTCTGTCTGGCGTCTACGTGCCCGACTCAGGTCGCGGGAAGTTGGCCGGAACGGCCGTCGATCATCTATGGGGGCGTCCCGAGAAGCTGATGCGAAGGGGACTCTCCAGGACCTTCCAGAACATCCGGCTGCTGGACGGGTGCTCGGTGGCGGAGAACGTCCGCGTCGGCGCCTACTTGGATTCAGCGCACGATCCGTTGGCGCACCGGCTGGGGCTGACGAGCTGGTCGAGCGAGGGCCGCCATCTCGTCGGGTCCGACGAGGCGGTCAGCCTGGCCATGTCCAGAGTCGGCATCTCGCACATTGCCTCGCTCGACGTGGCGGCCCTCCCCTACGGCCTGAAGCGGAAGGTCGAGATTGCACGGGCGCTCGTCGCCCAGCCCAAGCTGCTGCTGCTCGATGAGCCCACAGCCGGCATGTCGCCCGCCGAGAGGGACGACATCTTCGCTGTCGTGGAGAGCCTGCGCGCGGAGGGAGTCAGCGTGGTCATCGTCGAGCACGATGTCAGCTCGATGGTCCGGCACTGCGATCGAATCGTGGTGCTCAACTTCGGCAAGGTCATCGCCGTCGGCGATCCCGAGGAAGTCACCAGCTCGAAGGAGGTCATCGATGCCTACATCGGCGACGTTGCTCACGCTTGA
- a CDS encoding branched-chain amino acid ABC transporter permease, with amino-acid sequence MDFFLQQTINGVALGSLFALYALGFSLVFANMKVFHVAHAAIFTWGAVFAWELTDGLGWSLLVALPVVALLAGVLNVLVYLLAIRHLQGRKNSDMFIFVSSLGAGIVLTEFALHHLENTVVRLPFDLIGTRSWSVLGLQLSNLQLIIVGTAVAMFVFLKWLLASTQFGREVNAVASDREVAAVMGINAERVSVLVFFMSGALAGLGATLVSLAFNIVEGNIGHNYLVIAMAVLVIGGIGSVSGGFLGGVMVGLASAYTTGYLSSSYRDVVVFGLLMLFLVLRPDGIVKSANVTNRA; translated from the coding sequence ATGGACTTCTTTCTTCAGCAAACTATCAACGGTGTGGCGTTGGGGTCGTTGTTCGCGCTCTATGCGCTGGGCTTCAGCCTGGTCTTCGCCAATATGAAGGTCTTCCACGTCGCCCACGCAGCGATCTTCACCTGGGGAGCTGTGTTCGCGTGGGAGCTCACGGACGGTCTCGGATGGTCGTTGCTCGTCGCGCTGCCCGTGGTCGCGCTCCTCGCAGGGGTCCTCAACGTGCTCGTCTATCTCCTGGCGATCCGGCACCTGCAGGGGCGAAAGAACAGTGACATGTTCATCTTCGTCTCCAGTCTGGGGGCAGGAATAGTCCTGACGGAGTTCGCACTCCACCACCTCGAGAACACCGTGGTGCGGCTGCCCTTCGATCTGATCGGGACGCGGAGCTGGTCGGTCCTCGGTCTTCAGCTCTCGAATCTGCAGTTGATCATCGTCGGCACCGCGGTAGCCATGTTCGTCTTCCTGAAGTGGCTGCTGGCGTCCACCCAGTTCGGGCGCGAGGTGAACGCGGTTGCCAGTGATCGGGAGGTGGCGGCGGTGATGGGGATCAACGCGGAGCGCGTGAGCGTCCTGGTGTTCTTCATGTCCGGCGCCTTGGCGGGCCTTGGGGCCACCTTGGTGTCGCTCGCGTTCAACATCGTGGAAGGCAACATCGGTCACAACTACCTGGTCATCGCGATGGCGGTGCTCGTGATCGGCGGGATCGGCAGCGTGTCCGGCGGCTTCCTCGGCGGCGTCATGGTCGGCCTGGCGTCGGCCTACACGACCGGGTACCTCTCGTCGTCGTACCGCGACGTCGTGGTGTTCGGACTGTTGATGCTCTTCCTCGTCCTGCGCCCCGACGGGATCGTCAAGTCGGCCAACGTCACTAATCGGGCCTAG